From Physeter macrocephalus isolate SW-GA unplaced genomic scaffold, ASM283717v5 random_5, whole genome shotgun sequence, one genomic window encodes:
- the FBXO46 gene encoding F-box only protein 46, protein MDRGGLLPFQLWCPRPFGTYSQNQPRPPSAALKPSACPEPGGGPEPDRGPAHSENTPPALATEAPASQPAPLLSAAAAGDEGRVLLDTWYVIKPGNTKEKVAFFVAHQCGGGSRASSMKVKGHWGSDSSKAKRRRRCLEPTKAPPDPGGQDGSPAAEGAPASASEDVDLLSVAEMVALVEQRAALALQSYPRPSTPAPVVYVSAEQGGPAKGLGSERRSGGGDCSRVAEAVAHFEAQRDNPPAKGLRKEERPGPGPGEVRIAFRISNGREPRAPDGSLPNGSGGRPGCAYPGSPGPGARAKDKITCDLYQLISPSRDALPSNVEFLLARADEASEGETPAPARPEDTPPAPPPPPARDCGASGFHVDVVVTGVVDECIFFGKDGTKNVKEETVCLTVSPEEPPPPGQLFFLQPRGPDGPPEPPPADSPATAPGPDDAEGTVDTSLCRLYRHVSHDFLEIRFKIQRLLEPRQYMLLLPEHVLVKIFSFLPTRALAALKCTCHHFKGIIEAFGVRATDSRWSRDPLYRDDPCKQCRKRYEKGDVSLCRWHPKPYHHDLPYGRSYWMCCRRADRETPGCRLGLHDNNWVLPCNGPGGGGGRAGREEGR, encoded by the coding sequence ATGGACCGAGGGGGCCTCCTTCCCTTCCAGCTGTGGTGCCCCCGGCCCTTTGGCACCTACTCCCAGAACCAGCCGCGCCCACCTTCCGCAGCCCTCAAGCCGTCGGCCTGCCCTGAGCCAGGCGGGGGGCCGGAGCCAGACCGTGGCCCTGCCCACTCAGAAAACACACCCCCAGCCTTGGCCACGGAGGCTCCCGCCTCCCAGCCTGCCCCGCTCCTTTCAGCAGCCGCTGCCGGCGATGAGGGTCGAGTCCTGCTGGACACGTGGTATGTTATCAAGCCCGGGAATACAAAGGAGAAGGTGGCCTTCTTTGTGGCCCACCAGTGCGGTGGAGGCAGCCGGGCCAGCTCCATGAAGGTCAAGGGGCACTGGGGCAGTGACAGCTCCAAGGCCAAGCGGAGGAGGCGCTGTCTTGAGCCTACGAAGGCTCCTCCGGACCCAGGGGGACAAGACGGCTCCCCTGCTGCTGAGGGGGCCCCAGCCTCAGCCAGTGAGGATGTGGACCTGCTCTCTGTGGCCGAGATGGTGGCCCTGGTGGAGCAGCGGGCCGCCCTGGCCCTGCAGAGCTACCCGCGCCCGAGCACCCCGGCGCCTGTGGTCTACGTGTCGGCCGAGCAGGGTGGGCCTGCCAAGGGGCTGGGGTCCGAACGGCGGTCTGGTGGCGGGGACTGCAGCCGTGTGGCGGAGGCCGTGGCCCACTTCGAGGCGCAGCGGGACAACCCTCCGGCCAAAGGCCTCCGCAAGGAGGAGCGGCCCGGGCCAGGCCCCGGGGAGGTGCGCATCGCCTTCCGGATCTCCAACGGCCGGGAGCCCCGTGCGCCGGATGGCAGCTTGCCCAACGGGAGTGGGGGCCGGCCGGGTTGTGCCTACCCTGGCAGCCCGGGTCCTGGGGCCCGGGCCAAGGACAAGATCACCTGCGACTTGTACCAGCTCATCAGCCCCTCTCGGGACGCCCTCCCCAGCAATGTGGAGTTTCTGCTGGCGAGGGCGGATGAGGCCAGCGAGGGTGAGACCCCAGCCCCCGCCAGGCCCGAGGacacccccccggccccccctccaccccctgcccggGACTGTGGCGCGTCCGGCTTCCATGTGGACGTGGTGGTGACGGGGGTGGTGGATGAGTGCATCTTCTTCGGCAAGGATGGCACCAAAAACGTGAAGGAGGAGACGGTGTGCCTGACGGTCAGCCCCGAGGAGCCGCCCCCGCCTGGCCAGCTCTTCTTCCTCCAGCCCCGGGGACCGGATGGGCCCCCCGAGCCACCGCCAGCCGACTCGCCCGCCACCGCACCCGGCCCGGACGATGCTGAGGGGACGGTGGACACCTCCCTGTGCCGCCTGTACCGGCACGTGTCGCACGACTTCCTGGAAATCCGCTTCAAGATCCAGCGGTTGCTGGAGCCGCGACAGTACATGCTGCTGCTACCTGAGCACGTGCTGGTCAAGATCTTCAGCTTCCTGCCCACGCGGGCCCTGGCGGCCCTCAAGTGCACCTGCCACCACTTCAAGGGCATCATTGAGGCGTTCGGCGTGCGGGCCACAGACTCGCGCTGGAGCCGCGACCCGCTCTACCGCGATGACCCTTGCAAGCAGTGCCGCAAGAGATACGAGAAGGGCGATGTGTCGCTCTGCCGCTGGCACCCCAAGCCCTACCACCACGACCTGCCTTATGGACGTTCCTACTGGATGTGCTGCCGCCGAGCCGATCGCGAGACGCCCGGCTGCCGCCTGGGTCTGCACGATAACAACTGGGTGTTGCCCTGCAATGGGCCAGGCGGTGGGGGCGGCCGGGCTGgccgggaggaggggaggtga